From Candidatus Sphingomonas colombiensis, one genomic window encodes:
- a CDS encoding DUF1501 domain-containing protein: MLPHVHRRDLLKGAAATLPLVIAGRAFAAPQAGSRLLVVFLRGAYDATNVIAPTASDFYHQARPTIALGKPDPNDPKAPLPLDADWSLHAALKDSILPLWQQRQIAFVPFAGTDDMTRSHFETQDTIELGQPIGGHRDYGSGFMARLAGMLGRGDKPIAFTDQLPLCFRGGASPVPNLALANVGKPIDQRQAKLIEGMYAPHAALSRSVAEGFAVRDTVYRTLDEEMKAASRGAVSAKGFALSASRIGTLMRDQFNLAFVDVGGWDTHVNQGGATGYLADRIGELGRGLAGFVEAIGPDAWRSTTVVVVSEFGRTFRENGDRGTDHGHGSIYWVLGGGVSGGRLAGEQVALSPATLNQARDLPVLTDYRALIGGIVARQYGLGTDRLNSLFPNAKPRDLQLI, encoded by the coding sequence CCTTCGCCGCGCCGCAGGCTGGGAGCCGGCTGCTCGTGGTGTTCCTGCGCGGCGCTTATGACGCGACCAACGTGATCGCGCCAACGGCCAGCGATTTCTACCATCAGGCGCGCCCGACGATCGCGCTGGGCAAGCCTGATCCGAACGACCCCAAGGCACCGCTGCCGCTCGATGCGGATTGGAGCCTGCACGCCGCGCTCAAAGACAGCATCCTGCCGCTATGGCAGCAGCGTCAGATCGCCTTCGTGCCCTTCGCCGGCACCGACGATATGACCCGCAGCCATTTCGAGACGCAGGATACGATCGAGCTGGGGCAACCGATCGGCGGCCATCGCGATTATGGATCGGGCTTCATGGCGCGGCTGGCCGGCATGCTGGGGCGGGGCGACAAGCCGATCGCCTTCACCGATCAATTGCCGCTGTGTTTCCGGGGCGGGGCATCGCCGGTGCCCAATCTCGCGCTCGCCAATGTCGGCAAGCCGATCGACCAGCGTCAGGCGAAGCTGATCGAGGGCATGTATGCCCCGCATGCCGCGCTCTCCCGTTCGGTGGCGGAGGGATTCGCGGTCCGCGACACGGTGTACCGCACGCTCGATGAGGAGATGAAGGCGGCGAGCCGGGGGGCGGTGAGCGCCAAGGGCTTCGCGCTGTCGGCCAGCCGCATCGGCACGCTGATGCGCGATCAGTTCAACCTCGCCTTCGTCGATGTCGGCGGGTGGGATACCCACGTCAATCAGGGCGGCGCGACGGGTTATCTCGCCGATCGCATCGGTGAACTGGGGCGCGGGCTGGCCGGCTTCGTCGAGGCGATCGGGCCGGATGCATGGCGCAGCACGACCGTGGTGGTCGTGTCCGAATTCGGTCGCACCTTCCGCGAGAATGGCGATCGCGGCACCGATCACGGCCATGGCAGCATCTATTGGGTGCTCGGCGGCGGCGTATCGGGCGGCCGGCTGGCGGGCGAGCAGGTCGCGCTATCACCCGCGACGCTCAATCAGGCGCGCGATCTGCCCGTGCTGACCGACTATCGCGCGCTGATCGGCGGGATCGTCGCGCGGCAATACGGGCTGGGGACGGATCGGCTCAACAGCCTGTTCCCCAACGCGAAGCCGCGCGACCTGCAATTGATCTGA